One genomic segment of Dissulfurirhabdus thermomarina includes these proteins:
- a CDS encoding pilin: MFEFFHKARKAGQKGFTLVELMIVVAIIGILAAIAIPQFAKYRARAQNTSALSDLRNLRTDLEGFYAEWMEYPVP, from the coding sequence ATGTTTGAATTCTTCCACAAGGCCAGAAAGGCAGGGCAGAAGGGCTTCACCCTGGTGGAGCTCATGATCGTCGTGGCCATCATCGGCATCCTGGCGGCCATCGCCATCCCGCAGTTCGCCAAGTACCGGGCGAGGGCGCAGAACACCAGCGCGCTCTCCGATCTGCGGAACCTTCGGACCGACCTCGAGGGCTTCTACGCGGAATGGATGGAATACCCGGTGCCGTGA
- a CDS encoding ABC transporter ATP-binding protein, with amino-acid sequence MAEAFAAGFSRVRKGYRLNPFRRDKRPAVQDLSLRLAEGEVFGIVGPNGAGKSTTIKILMGFIRPDAGEVEILGRAPSDPEVHAEVGYLPENPCLYEHLTAREHLRFAARITGMRPREARARIDEILERVDLLHAADKPVRSYSKGMTQRAALAYALVHDPRLLVLDEPMSGLDPLGRHLVVEILQEASARGKTILFCSHILTDVERFCTRIGIMNRGRLVAEVTPGELKHRGAGVGAETAAPGAASPLEAFFLEVIRGNRP; translated from the coding sequence TTGGCTGAAGCCTTCGCCGCCGGGTTCAGCCGGGTCCGAAAGGGATACCGGCTGAACCCGTTCCGGCGTGACAAAAGACCCGCCGTCCAAGACCTCTCTCTCCGGCTCGCGGAGGGGGAGGTCTTCGGCATCGTGGGGCCCAACGGCGCCGGGAAGAGCACCACCATCAAGATCCTCATGGGGTTCATCCGCCCGGACGCGGGCGAGGTGGAGATCCTCGGCCGGGCGCCCTCCGACCCCGAGGTCCACGCCGAGGTGGGCTACCTCCCGGAAAACCCCTGCCTCTACGAGCACCTGACCGCCCGGGAGCACCTCCGCTTCGCCGCCCGCATCACCGGGATGCGGCCGCGGGAGGCCAGGGCGCGCATCGACGAGATCCTGGAGCGGGTGGACCTCCTCCACGCCGCGGACAAGCCCGTCCGGAGCTACTCCAAGGGGATGACCCAACGCGCGGCCCTGGCCTACGCCCTGGTCCACGATCCCCGGCTCCTCGTCCTGGACGAGCCCATGTCGGGCCTCGACCCCCTGGGCCGGCACCTGGTGGTGGAGATCCTCCAGGAGGCCTCCGCCCGGGGAAAGACCATCCTCTTCTGCTCCCACATCCTCACCGACGTGGAACGCTTCTGCACCCGGATCGGCATCATGAACCGGGGGCGGCTCGTCGCCGAGGTGACCCCGGGCGAACTCAAGCACCGCGGCGCCGGGGTAGGTGCGGAAACCGCCGCACCGGGAGCGGCCTCCCCCCTGGAGGCCTTCTTCCTCGAGGTCATCCGGGGAAACCGGCCATGA
- a CDS encoding ABC transporter permease, whose product MKRLNRVWAVSWLTFREGLRHRVLIGVGIAAAGFLAVSVPVSGFFLREIGKVQADWCLSVVTAGGLLVPFFLGIQLLARDFERRTAFALLSRAVSRTDFILGKFGGLVLLAAAVMSLLAAAAAGALLGGRAIYGRLYYQSLSWAAFFQATGAAFLEVVLLDAMVVFWSTVSTSSFVALLFSLSTYVVGQTVEDVLRFIAAKVPGVEISPVVEVTVRVVKYLVPDLAAFDLKLQASHGMVTPAADLLLLVLNALCYGTVFLCGAILVFRRKDLA is encoded by the coding sequence ATGAAGCGGCTGAACCGCGTCTGGGCCGTCTCGTGGCTCACCTTCCGGGAAGGGCTCCGCCACCGGGTGCTCATCGGGGTGGGGATCGCGGCGGCCGGGTTTCTCGCCGTCTCCGTCCCGGTGAGCGGCTTCTTCCTCCGCGAGATCGGGAAGGTCCAGGCCGACTGGTGTCTCTCCGTGGTCACCGCCGGCGGGCTGCTCGTTCCGTTCTTCCTCGGGATCCAGCTCCTGGCCCGGGACTTCGAGCGGCGGACCGCCTTCGCCCTGCTGTCGCGGGCCGTCTCCCGGACGGACTTCATCCTGGGAAAGTTCGGCGGCCTGGTCCTCCTCGCCGCCGCCGTCATGTCACTCCTGGCGGCGGCCGCGGCGGGCGCCCTCCTCGGCGGACGCGCGATCTACGGAAGACTCTACTACCAGAGCCTCTCCTGGGCGGCCTTCTTCCAGGCGACGGGCGCCGCCTTCCTCGAGGTGGTCCTCCTCGACGCCATGGTGGTCTTCTGGTCCACGGTGAGCACCAGCTCCTTCGTGGCCCTCCTCTTCTCCCTCTCCACCTACGTGGTGGGGCAGACGGTGGAGGACGTCCTCCGGTTCATCGCCGCCAAGGTGCCGGGGGTGGAGATCTCGCCGGTGGTGGAGGTCACGGTCCGGGTGGTGAAGTACCTCGTCCCGGACCTCGCCGCCTTCGACCTCAAGCTCCAGGCGAGCCACGGCATGGTGACCCCGGCCGCCGACCTCCTGCTCCTCGTGCTGAACGCCCTCTGCTACGGCACCGTCTTCCTGTGCGGGGCGATCCTGGTCTTCCGGAGGAAGGACCTCGCATGA
- a CDS encoding tetratricopeptide repeat protein — protein sequence MKGTRGTILVLALALFAVPWCTDRLYEARGRFHAATAGLFPPPTTGVLRASTLEFTGAASDWFFLRVMTVVGQALIEAREPSRAEWQWVYEWLDRVTDLDPRFWDPYVFAEAVLTWKNDMLPQADRLLLKAAEARPDLYRPYFYLGFNHFYFQRDYATAAGYLRKAAKRPGAPGWIMKLAARMSLYGGQTMAGIVLLDDLIRTTRDPRTRASLLRRRQALEAVAVIEKAVAAFRREKGRFPKDIEELVRSGLLASIPADPYGGRFYLDREGRVDTTSRFLPKRR from the coding sequence ATGAAGGGCACCCGCGGCACGATCCTGGTCCTCGCCCTGGCCCTCTTCGCCGTGCCCTGGTGCACCGACCGCCTCTACGAGGCCCGGGGCCGTTTCCACGCCGCCACCGCGGGTCTCTTCCCCCCGCCCACCACCGGCGTCCTCCGGGCCTCCACCCTGGAGTTCACGGGGGCCGCCAGCGACTGGTTCTTCCTCCGGGTCATGACCGTGGTGGGACAAGCCCTCATCGAGGCCCGGGAACCCTCCCGCGCGGAGTGGCAGTGGGTCTACGAGTGGCTGGACCGCGTGACCGACCTCGACCCCCGGTTCTGGGACCCCTACGTCTTCGCCGAGGCCGTGCTGACCTGGAAAAACGACATGCTGCCCCAGGCGGACCGGCTCCTCCTCAAGGCCGCCGAGGCCCGGCCCGACCTCTACCGCCCCTATTTCTACCTGGGGTTCAACCACTTCTACTTCCAGCGGGACTATGCCACGGCCGCGGGCTACCTCCGGAAGGCGGCGAAACGCCCCGGCGCCCCGGGATGGATCATGAAACTGGCCGCCCGCATGAGCCTCTACGGGGGCCAGACGATGGCGGGCATCGTGCTGCTCGACGACCTCATCCGCACCACGCGCGACCCGCGCACCCGGGCCTCCCTGCTCCGGCGGCGCCAGGCCCTCGAGGCCGTGGCGGTCATCGAGAAGGCAGTGGCGGCCTTCCGGCGCGAAAAGGGCCGTTTCCCGAAGGACATCGAGGAGCTGGTCCGCTCGGGCCTCCTCGCCTCGATCCCGGCCGATCCCTACGGGGGGCGGTTCTACCTGGACCGGGAGGGACGCGTCGACACCACCAGCCGCTTCCTGCCGAAACGCCGCTAG
- the rmuC gene encoding DNA recombination protein RmuC, producing MPADPTLAAAAAAAALALAALAAGIVSHLRRREEAVRAEARLEEIARQVQALGTDLRGAQAQAREEQARHAAGLEQAVSAQLRQGAENLARIHEGLLKGMGEVHRQVTTALSASTEQLERRFEQLTRATDTRLREIGGQVEGRLQEGFKETTATFADVQKRLALIDQAQRHIQELSHNVVSLQEVLADKRSRGAFGEVQLAALVRNVLPEGAFALQRELSNGTRVDCLLYLPEPTGTVAVDAKFPLENFHRMCDPDAPAAERARAARLFKADVKRHIQDVADKYVIPGETADGAVLFLPAEAVFAEIHAHHPDLVELAWRRRVWLTSPTTLMAILTTARAVLKDAATRRQLHVIQDHLVRLAEDFDRFQKRMDNLARHIRQAGKDVEEVHTSARKITRRFEKIEKVELAPAAPAPELGEGPQSGEDDEDEP from the coding sequence ATGCCCGCAGACCCCACCCTCGCCGCCGCCGCCGCGGCGGCCGCGCTCGCCCTGGCCGCCCTGGCCGCGGGGATCGTCTCGCATCTGCGCCGCCGGGAGGAGGCGGTCCGCGCCGAGGCCCGCCTCGAGGAGATCGCCCGACAGGTCCAGGCCCTGGGGACCGACCTCCGCGGGGCCCAGGCCCAGGCCCGAGAGGAACAGGCCCGGCACGCGGCGGGCCTTGAACAGGCGGTCTCGGCCCAGCTCCGCCAGGGGGCCGAGAACCTCGCCCGGATCCACGAGGGGCTCCTGAAGGGCATGGGGGAGGTCCACCGCCAGGTGACAACGGCCCTCTCCGCCTCCACGGAGCAGCTCGAAAGGCGTTTCGAGCAGCTCACCCGGGCCACCGACACCCGGCTCCGGGAGATCGGCGGCCAGGTGGAGGGCCGCCTGCAGGAGGGCTTCAAGGAGACCACCGCCACCTTCGCCGACGTCCAGAAACGGCTCGCCCTCATCGACCAGGCCCAGCGCCACATCCAGGAGCTGTCCCACAACGTGGTCTCGCTCCAGGAGGTGCTGGCCGACAAGCGCTCGCGCGGTGCCTTCGGCGAGGTGCAGCTGGCCGCCCTGGTCCGGAACGTCCTCCCGGAAGGCGCCTTCGCCCTCCAGCGGGAGCTCTCCAACGGCACCCGGGTGGACTGCCTCCTCTACCTCCCGGAACCCACGGGCACCGTGGCCGTGGACGCCAAGTTCCCCCTGGAGAACTTCCACCGGATGTGCGACCCCGACGCCCCGGCGGCGGAACGCGCCCGGGCCGCCCGGCTCTTCAAGGCCGACGTGAAACGCCACATCCAGGACGTGGCGGACAAGTACGTCATCCCCGGCGAGACCGCCGACGGCGCCGTCCTGTTCCTCCCGGCCGAGGCGGTCTTCGCCGAGATCCACGCCCACCACCCGGACCTCGTGGAGCTGGCCTGGCGGCGCCGGGTCTGGCTCACTTCCCCCACCACCCTCATGGCGATCCTCACCACGGCCCGGGCGGTGCTGAAGGACGCGGCCACGCGCCGCCAGCTCCACGTGATCCAGGACCACCTCGTCCGGCTGGCGGAGGACTTCGACCGGTTCCAGAAGCGGATGGACAACCTCGCCCGCCACATCCGGCAGGCCGGGAAGGACGTGGAGGAGGTCCATACCTCGGCCCGGAAGATCACCCGCCGGTTCGAGAAGATCGAGAAGGTGGAACTCGCCCCCGCCGCCCCGGCGCCGGAACTCGGCGAGGGGCCCCAAAGCGGCGAGGACGACGAAGACGAGCCATGA
- a CDS encoding DUF211 domain-containing protein, translating to MNRSMAFDTTSAGKPEPPSSPARPTLRRLVLDVLKPHEPNILAIAKALAVLPGVDGVDITVYEIDAKVENVKITLEGTDLEFARIRNVIHDMGGAIHSIDKVSTGRVIVEEAPTPQD from the coding sequence GTGAACCGATCCATGGCCTTCGACACCACATCCGCCGGGAAACCGGAACCGCCGTCATCACCGGCGCGGCCCACCCTCCGCCGCCTGGTCCTGGACGTCCTGAAGCCCCACGAGCCCAACATCCTCGCCATCGCCAAGGCCCTGGCCGTGCTGCCCGGCGTGGACGGCGTGGACATCACGGTCTACGAGATCGACGCCAAGGTGGAGAACGTGAAGATCACCCTCGAGGGCACCGACCTCGAGTTCGCCCGGATCCGGAACGTGATCCACGACATGGGCGGCGCCATCCACTCCATCGACAAGGTCTCGACAGGCCGGGTCATCGTGGAGGAGGCCCCCACCCCGCAGGACTGA
- a CDS encoding VIT1/CCC1 transporter family protein, with the protein MAPLALRRAVEELRRYDKMVGIWKIARRYFVNNAFDGLLTATGLVLGSWLAQVHDPAVILRTGFSTALAIGVSGFWGAYMTEAAERRDDLARLGRQTLTDLTDSRLGRAVAVASRIIAVVDGLSPFLAAALVLVPFFFTPWAPSIHWIYGISLATAFTALFVLGVFLGCISGRGRIRSGLLMLVAGLLSAALSYLIS; encoded by the coding sequence ATGGCACCCCTCGCCCTGCGCCGGGCCGTCGAGGAGCTCCGGCGCTACGACAAGATGGTGGGTATCTGGAAGATCGCCCGCCGCTACTTCGTCAACAACGCCTTCGACGGCCTCCTCACCGCCACGGGCCTGGTGCTCGGCAGCTGGCTGGCCCAGGTCCACGACCCGGCGGTCATCCTCCGGACGGGCTTTTCCACCGCCCTTGCCATCGGGGTCTCCGGCTTCTGGGGCGCCTACATGACCGAGGCGGCGGAGCGCCGCGACGACCTCGCCCGGCTCGGACGCCAAACGCTCACCGACCTCACCGACAGCCGCCTCGGCCGGGCCGTGGCGGTGGCCAGCCGGATCATCGCCGTGGTGGACGGTCTCTCCCCCTTCCTTGCGGCCGCCCTGGTGCTGGTGCCCTTCTTCTTCACCCCGTGGGCCCCGAGCATCCACTGGATCTACGGGATCTCGCTGGCCACGGCCTTCACCGCCCTCTTCGTGCTCGGGGTCTTCCTGGGGTGCATCTCCGGCCGCGGCCGGATCCGCTCCGGGCTCCTCATGCTGGTGGCGGGCCTGCTCTCGGCCGCCCTGAGCTACCTGATCAGCTGA
- a CDS encoding metallophosphoesterase, with protein sequence MRVIAFGDIHMEYGELARIPGLAEADLVIVTGDFTNFGGEKEAEKVLGAIRRYNGKILAVPGNLDQPEVAGMLHARGINLHADGVMLGETGIVGVGGSNPTPFNTPTEFPEERLAALMEKGLEKVREAKRLILVSHAPPVDTATDRIPSGAHVGSRAVRDFIERHRPLFCLTGHIHEARGTDRIGETLVLNPGMLSHPGWIELEETDGGEWTAVIRP encoded by the coding sequence ATGCGCGTCATCGCCTTCGGAGACATCCACATGGAGTACGGGGAGCTCGCCCGGATCCCCGGTCTCGCCGAGGCCGACCTCGTCATCGTGACCGGCGACTTCACCAACTTCGGCGGCGAGAAGGAGGCCGAAAAGGTCCTCGGGGCCATCCGCCGCTACAACGGGAAGATCCTCGCCGTCCCCGGCAACCTCGACCAGCCGGAGGTGGCGGGCATGCTCCACGCCCGGGGGATCAACCTCCACGCCGACGGCGTCATGCTCGGCGAGACCGGCATCGTGGGGGTGGGCGGCTCCAACCCCACGCCCTTCAACACCCCCACCGAGTTCCCGGAGGAACGGCTCGCGGCCCTCATGGAAAAGGGCCTCGAGAAGGTCCGGGAGGCGAAGCGGTTGATCCTCGTCAGCCACGCGCCTCCCGTGGACACCGCGACCGACCGCATCCCAAGCGGGGCCCACGTGGGCAGCCGCGCCGTGCGCGACTTCATCGAGCGCCACCGCCCCCTCTTCTGCCTCACGGGCCACATCCACGAGGCCCGCGGCACCGACCGCATCGGGGAGACCCTGGTCCTGAACCCGGGGATGCTCTCCCACCCGGGGTGGATCGAGCTGGAGGAGACCGACGGCGGGGAGTGGACGGCCGTGATCCGGCCGTGA
- the rfbD gene encoding dTDP-4-dehydrorhamnose reductase, whose translation MSLRVLVTGAGGMLGRDVVERFRRHADVVPRLRSELDVSSPQACIRGLKDVRPDVVVNCAAFTRVDDCETERGAAYLVNAKGPGHLAWACRECGTRLVHMSTDYVFDGQGRQPYRETDATRPVNVYGASKLAGEQAIQSMGGDYLIVRTAWLYGRHGPNFVRTILRLAEEKEILHVVSDQRGSPTYTPDLALGLWWLVAQGARGIVHVTNEGTCTWYEFAREIFRLTGRDPDRVRPVATRDYPRPARRPAYSVLDTSFFAALTGGRLRRWNEALVDYLEAEGLPASDGEGEGAADPLAAG comes from the coding sequence GTGAGCCTCCGGGTGCTGGTCACGGGGGCGGGCGGGATGCTGGGCCGTGACGTGGTGGAGCGGTTCCGGCGCCATGCCGACGTGGTGCCCCGGCTCCGCTCCGAGCTCGACGTCTCGAGCCCCCAGGCCTGCATCCGGGGCCTGAAGGACGTCCGGCCCGACGTGGTGGTCAACTGCGCGGCCTTCACCCGGGTGGACGACTGCGAGACGGAGCGCGGCGCCGCCTACCTCGTCAATGCCAAGGGTCCGGGGCACCTGGCCTGGGCCTGCCGGGAGTGCGGCACCCGCCTCGTCCACATGAGCACCGACTACGTCTTCGACGGGCAGGGGCGCCAGCCCTACAGGGAGACCGACGCCACGCGGCCCGTGAACGTCTACGGCGCCTCGAAGCTGGCCGGGGAGCAGGCCATCCAGTCCATGGGGGGCGACTACCTCATCGTCCGGACCGCGTGGCTCTACGGCCGCCACGGGCCGAACTTCGTCCGTACCATCCTGCGGCTGGCCGAGGAGAAGGAGATCCTCCACGTGGTGAGCGACCAGCGCGGCTCCCCCACCTACACGCCGGACCTCGCCCTGGGGCTCTGGTGGCTGGTGGCCCAGGGGGCGCGCGGGATCGTGCACGTGACCAACGAGGGGACGTGTACCTGGTACGAGTTCGCCCGGGAGATCTTCCGCCTCACCGGCCGCGACCCGGACCGTGTCCGGCCGGTGGCCACCCGCGACTATCCCCGGCCGGCCCGGCGTCCCGCCTATTCCGTCCTGGACACCAGCTTCTTCGCGGCGCTCACCGGCGGGCGGCTCCGGCGGTGGAACGAGGCCCTGGTGGACTACCTCGAGGCCGAGGGACTCCCGGCCTCGGACGGGGAAGGGGAAGGGGCGGCGGATCCCCTCGCAGCCGGGTGA